A window of the Coprobacter fastidiosus genome harbors these coding sequences:
- the dnaA gene encoding chromosomal replication initiator protein DnaA, with translation MSSNHVTLWDRCLDIIKDNLSESAYVMWFTPVRALSFDNNVLTLGVPSYFFYEYLEEHYIDLLQRVLYRVFGNGVQLKYQVGVVENPKTDVVVAGANKSVNAVPQVSAPATHVPDPFKQQVYEELDSQLNPVYNFENYYSGVSNKLARTAGESIAEKPGKTAFNPLFLYGESGVGKTHLVQAIGIRIKEKDPSARVLYLSSHLFQVQYTNAVRSNTVNDFINFYQSIDVLLIDDIQDLAGKTGTQNTFFHIFNHLHQNNKQLVLTSDRPPVSLEGMVPRLLTRFKWGLTAEVERPDYELRRNILLNKIHQDGLPISEEVVDYIARNVADNVRDLEGIIVSLMARSTIFNREITIDLAERVLSTSVHVEKKQVTIELIQEKVCGFYDMDPKLLQAKTRKREIVQARQISMYLSKKYTDYSLSRIGDILGRKDHATVLHACKTISEQLEIDKALRANVLEIEESLKK, from the coding sequence ATGAGTTCAAATCATGTCACTTTGTGGGACCGCTGTTTGGACATTATTAAGGACAATCTTTCGGAGAGCGCTTATGTTATGTGGTTTACTCCGGTCAGGGCTTTAAGCTTTGACAATAATGTCTTGACACTTGGTGTTCCTTCTTATTTCTTTTACGAATATCTGGAAGAGCATTATATAGATCTTCTGCAACGAGTGTTGTATCGCGTTTTTGGAAACGGGGTGCAATTGAAGTATCAGGTTGGTGTCGTAGAGAATCCCAAAACGGATGTCGTTGTTGCCGGAGCTAATAAATCTGTTAATGCAGTGCCGCAGGTAAGCGCTCCTGCAACTCATGTTCCTGATCCGTTTAAACAGCAGGTGTATGAAGAATTGGACTCGCAATTGAATCCGGTTTATAATTTTGAAAATTATTATTCGGGAGTAAGTAATAAACTTGCTCGTACAGCAGGTGAGTCTATTGCTGAAAAACCCGGTAAGACAGCCTTTAACCCTTTGTTCTTGTATGGAGAATCGGGCGTTGGAAAAACACATTTGGTGCAGGCTATCGGTATACGTATAAAGGAAAAAGATCCTTCGGCACGTGTTTTGTATTTGTCTTCTCATCTTTTTCAGGTACAATATACAAATGCTGTCAGAAGCAATACAGTCAATGATTTTATCAATTTCTATCAAAGTATAGATGTCTTGTTGATTGATGATATTCAGGATTTGGCGGGAAAAACCGGAACACAGAATACCTTTTTCCATATTTTCAATCATCTACATCAGAATAATAAGCAACTGGTACTTACTTCGGATCGTCCTCCCGTTTCTTTGGAGGGTATGGTTCCCCGTTTGTTGACTCGTTTTAAGTGGGGGCTTACTGCAGAAGTAGAAAGGCCTGATTATGAGTTGCGTAGAAATATTCTTTTAAATAAAATACATCAAGACGGTCTACCTATTTCAGAAGAAGTAGTTGATTATATTGCTCGTAATGTTGCCGATAATGTTCGCGATCTGGAAGGGATTATTGTTTCGTTGATGGCTCGTTCTACGATATTTAATCGTGAAATAACGATCGATTTGGCAGAACGTGTCCTTTCGACCAGCGTTCATGTAGAGAAGAAACAGGTTACAATAGAACTCATTCAAGAAAAAGTTTGCGGATTTTATGATATGGATCCTAAACTTCTTCAGGCAAAGACTCGTAAAAGAGAAATTGTTCAGGCACGTCAAATATCTATGTATCTGTCAAAAAAATATACCGATTACTCGTTGTCCCGTATCGGAGATATATTGGGGAGAAAGGATCATGCCACTGTTTTGCACGCATGTAAAACGATCAGTGAACAATTAGAAATTGATAAAGCTTTAAGAGCTAATGTTCTTGAAATAGAAGAATCTTTAAAAAAATAG